From the genome of Gorilla gorilla gorilla isolate KB3781 chromosome 4, NHGRI_mGorGor1-v2.1_pri, whole genome shotgun sequence, one region includes:
- the PCDHB14 gene encoding protocadherin beta-14: protein MEIRGALDLRKRQVLIFLVLLGLSRAGTESARYSVAEETEIGSFVANLARDLGLGVEELSSREARVVSDDNKKYLHLDLLTGNLLLNEKLDRDELCGSTEPCVLHFQVVLENPLQFFRVELRVKDINDHSPTFLDKEILIKISEGTTVGATFLMESAQDLDVGSNSLQNYTISPNSHFYIKIPDSSDRKIYPELVLDRALDYEQEAELRLTLTAVDGGSPPKSGTTLVLIKVLDINDNAPEFPQSLYEVQVPEDRPLGSWIATISAKDLDAGNYGKISYTFFHASEDIRKTFEINPISGEVNLRSPLDFEVIQSYTINIQATDGGGLSGKCTLLVKVMDINDNPPEVTISSITKRIPENASETLVALFSILDQDSGDNGRMICSIQDNLPFFLKPTFKNFFTLVSEKALDRESQAEYNITITVTDLGTPRLKTEYNITVLVSDVNDNAPIFTQTSYTLFVRENNSPALHIGSVSATDRDSGTNAQVTYSLLPPQDPHLPLASLVSINADNGHLFALRSLDYEALQEFEFRVGATDRGSPALSSEALVRVLVLDANDNSPFVLYPLQNGSAPCTELMPRAAEPGYLVTKVVAVDGDSGQNAWLSYQLLKATEPGLFGVWAHNGEVRTARLLSERDAAKHRLVVLVKDNGEPPRSATATLHVLLVDGFSQPYLPLPEAAPAQAQADSLTVYLVVALASVSSLFLLSVLLFVAVRLCRRSRAASVGRCSVPEGPFPGHLVDVSGTGTLSQSYQYEVCLTGGSGTNEFKFLKPIIPNFQVHDTGKNMGEIENFRNSFGLNIQ from the coding sequence ATGGAGATCAGAGGGGCACTCGATCTGCGAAAAAGGCAAGTTCTAATATTCCTTGTTTTGCTGGGATTGTCTCGGGCAGGTACTGAATCTGCACGCTATTCTGTGGCAGAGGAAACAGAAATTGGCTCTTTTGTGGCTAATCTAGCGAGGGACCtagggctgggggtggaggagcTGTCTTCACGTGAAGCCCGGGTAGTGTctgatgataataaaaagtatttgCACCTTGATTTGCTGACTGGGAATTTGCTCCTAAATGAGAAACTAGACCGAGACGAGCTGTGTGGCTCCACCGAGCCCTGTGTGCTGCATTTTCAGGTAGTTTTGGAAAACCCTTTACAGTTTTTTCGGGTTGAGCTGCGTGTCAAAGACATAAATGATCACTCCCCTACATTCCTAGACAAGGAAATACTTATTAAAATATCAGAAGGTACCACTGTTGGAGCTACATTTCTAATGGAGAGTGCTCAAGATTTGGATGTCGGAAGCAACAGTCTCCAAAACTACACAATTAGCCCCAATTCTCACTTCTACATTAAAATTCCAGACAGTAGTGACAGAAAGATATACCCAGAGCTGGTCCTAGATAGAGCTTTAGATTATGAACAGGAAGCTGAACTCAGATTAACACTCACAGCAGTGGATGGTGGATCCCCGCCTAAGTCTGGGACAACTTTGGTTCTCATCAAGGTGTTGGACATCAATGATAATGCTCCTGAGTTTCCTCAGAGTCTCTATGAGGTGCAAGTCCCCGAGGACAGACCCCTTGGCTCTTGGATTGCCACCATCTCAGCTAAGGATCTGGATGCAGGAAACTATGGAAAAATATCTTACACATTTTTCCATGCATCAGAAGATATTCgtaaaacatttgaaattaatCCAATATCTGGGGAAGTTAATTTGAGATCACCCCTGGATTTTGAAGTAATACAGTCCTACACTATAAATATTCAGGCAACAGATGGTGGGGGTCTTTCAGGAAAATGCACCCTTCTAGTTAAAGTTATGGATATAAACGACAACCCACCAGAAGTGACCATATCGTCGATTACAAAGAGAATTCCAGAGAATGCCTCAGAGACCCTAGTAGCTCTTTTTAGTATCCTAGACCAAGACTCTGGAGACAATGGGAGGATGATTTGCTCTATTCAAGATAACCTACCTTTTTTCCTGAAACCgaccttcaagaactttttcacTCTAGTTTCTGAAAAAGCACTGGACAGAGAGAGCCAAGCCGAGTACAACATCACGATCACCGTCACAGACTTGGGGACACCCAGGCTGAAAACCGAGTACAACATAACCGTACTGGTCTCTGACGTCAATGACAACGCCCCCATCTTCACCCAAACCTCCTACACCCTGTTCGTCCGCGAGAACAACAGCCCCGCCCTGCACATCGGCAGCGTCAGCGCCACAGACAGAGACTCAGGCACCAACGCTCAGGTCACCTACTCGCTGCTGCCGCCCCAGGACCCTCACCTGCCCCTCGCCTCCTTGGTCTCCATCAACGCGGACAACGGCCACCTGTTCGCCCTCAGGTCGCTGGACTACGAGGCCCTACAGGAGTTCGAGTTTCGCGTGGGCGCCACAGACCGCGGCTCCCCGGCGCTGAGCAGCGAGGCGCTGGTGCGCGTGCTGGTGCTGGACGCCAACGACAACTCGCCCTTCGTGCTGTACCCGCTGCAGAACGGCTCCGCGCCCTGCACCGAGCTGATGCCCCGGGCGGCCGAGCCGGGCTACCTGGTGACCAAGGTGGTGGCGGTGGACGGCGACTCGGGCCAGAACGCCTGGCTGTCGTACCAGCTGCTCAAGGCCACGGAGCCCGGGCTGTTCGGCGTGTGGGCGCACAATGGCGAGGTGCGCACCGCCAGGCTGCTGAGCGAGCGCGACGCGGCCAAGCACAGGCTGGTGGTGCTGGTCAAGGACAATGGCGAGCCTCCGCGCTCGGCCACCGCCACGCTGCACGTGCTCCTGGTGGACGGCTTCTCCCAGCCCTACCTGCCGCTCCCTGAGGCGGCcccggcccaggcccaggccgaCTCCCTCACCGTCTACCTGGTCGTGGCGTTGGCCTCGGTGTCTTCGCTCTTCCTCCTCTCGGTGCTCCTGTTCGTGGCGGTGCGGCTGTGCAGGAGGAGCAGGGCGGCCTCGGTGGGTCGCTGCTCGGTGCCCGAGGGTCCCTTTCCAGGGCATCTGGTGGACGTGAGCGGCACCGGGACCCTGTCCCAGAGCTACCAATACGAGGTGTGTCTGACGGGAGGTTCCGGGACAAATGAGTTCAAATTTCTGAAGCCGATTATCCCCAATTTTCAAGTTCATGACACTGGTAAGAATATGGGGGAAATCGAGAACTTTCGAAATAGCTTTGGACTTAACATtcaataa